CGACCGCCTGCGCCAAGGTGCGCCCGCGCATGTAGGCCAGGGGAGCGATTTCCACCACGCCGCGCTCGACCCATTTCTCCAGCTCCTCGGGATCGAGGAGATCGTGGAGCGCATCGTAGAGCGGTCGCAGGTAGGGATAGAGCTTTTCCTTGAGGTCGCCCGGCAGGAAGCCCAAGGCCTCCCCCGCCTCCACCGCTGGACGGGTCAAAATGATCCGCCTGGCCTGCCCGGCTTTCAAGGCCGCCACCGCATGGGCCATCGCCAGAAACGTTTTTCCGGTGCCAGCCGGCCCCACCCCGAAGACCACCTCATGATCTTGCATGGCCTTGAGATAATGGGCTTGGGTCCGAGTGCGGGGGGTCACGGGCGGGCGCTTGCGGGAGGTCTGCAAGCGGATCTGTAAAAGGGCTTCCGGGGGCTCTGGCTCTTCCTCGGTGGCTGCCTCCACCGCCATGGTGAAGGCATGGCGGTCGATCCCGCCCCCGGACCGGCGGACCCGCTCCAAGCCCGCGAAAACGCTCCGAGCCCGCTCCACCTGGGGCGCGTCTCCGTCAATCTTGATCCAGCCTTCGCGCGTGGTCAGTTTGACATCGAGCCGCGAGCCCATTTCCCGCAGCAAGGTCACATCGTCGGCAAAAAGAGAGTGAAGGAAACGGGGCGATTCAAACTCAAGCGTCTCGGAAATCATAGGATGCTTCGGAGGGGAACCTATCCTGCAAAAGCCGCCTTGTCATTCGCCAAGCCTCCGCGGCCTCAGACAAAAGCTTCTCCTCCTACAGAGCAGGCTTGAAATCGCCCCCATCCTCGCCACCTTCGCACTTTCTCTTCATGAGCGACCCAGCCGACGCCCCGCCTGCCCGACCCGCCAAATTCATCTTCTTCACCGGAGGCGTCGTCAGCTCCCTCGGCAAAGGGCTGGCCGCGGCCTCCCTCGGCACCCTTCTGGAAAAACGCGGTCTCAAAGTCGTGCTGCAAAAGTTCGATCCCTACCTCAACGTCGATCCCGGCACCATGAGCCCTTACCAACACGGCGAGGTCTATGTCCTCGACGATGGCTCGGAAACCGATCTCGACCTCGGCCACTACGAGCGTTTCACGAGCGAACCCCTCACTCGCATGAACAACCTCACCTCGGGGCAAGTCTACGAGACCGTCCTCCGGCGGGAGCGGCGGGGCGACTACCTCGGCACCACCGTGCAGGTCATTCCCCACGTCACCGACGAGATCAAAGAACGCATTCACTCGGTCGCCAAGCGGACCCAAGCGGATGTCCTCATCACGGAAATCGGCGGGACCGTCGGTGACATCGAAGGGCAGCCCTTCATGGAGGCCATTCGCCAATTTGCGCTCGATGTCGGCAAGGAAAACGTGCTCTTCATCCACGTCACCCTCGTGCCCTACATCGCGGCGGCCGGAGAACTGAAGACCAAACCCACCCAACAAAGCGTCGCCAAAATGCGCGAGATCGGCCTCCATCCCGATATCCTTCTCTGCCGCGCGGAATACGAGGTAGAAGAACTGGAGCGGAACAAAATCGCCATGTTCAGCAACATCGAGAAGCGGGCCGTCATCCCTTTTTTGGACGTGCCTCACAGCATCTACGAATGCCCGCTCGCGCTTCACGAATGGCAGATCGACGACATCGCCTGCGAAAAGCTCCACCTGGACACCCCGCCGCCCGCCCTCGACGAATGGCGCGAATTTGTCCGTCGGGTGATCGACCCCGCCCACCTCGTGCAGATCGCGGTCGTCGGAAAATACATCGAACTCCAAGACGCCTACAAAAGCATCTATGAAGCCTTGGTTCATGCCGGTGCCGCCAACGATACCAAGGTCGAGGTCATCCGCATCGACTCCCAAGACCTCGAAACCGAAGGCCCCGAGAAGCACCTCATCGGGATCGACGCCGTCCTCATTCCGGGGGGCTTTGGCGATCGCGGCACCGAAGGCAAAATCGCCGCCGCCCGCTACGCCCGCGAAAACCAAATCCCCTACCTCGGCCTCTGCCTCGGCATGCAAATCGCCACCATCGAATTTGCCCGTCACGTCTGCGGCCTGCTCGAAGCCAACTCCACCGAGTTCGACAGGGAAACCCCCCATCCCGTGATCTGCCTGCTGGAGGAACAAAATGAAGTGGAAGACCTGGGAGCCACCATGCGGCTGGGACGCTGGAAATCAGTGGTGAAACCAGACACCCTGACCGCGCGCCTCTACCAAGAGCCCATCATCCACGAACGCCATCGTCACCGCTACGAGTTCAATCAGAACTACCGGGAATCCATGGAAGCCCGCGGCCTCGTCATCAGCGCGCTCTCTCCCGATGAAACCTTGACCGAAGCCATCGAAATCCCCTCCCACCCCTTCTTCATTGCCGTCCAGTATCACCCGGAGTTCCTCTCCAAACCAAACCACCCCCATCCCCTCTTCGATGGCTTTGTGGAACATGCGCTCCGGCGCCATCAAGAGCAAACCGCCTGAGCCGCCTGCATGTCCATAGCCACTCGCAAAGGCGACCGCGGAGAAACCGACCTCCTCTTCGGACGCCGCGTCCCCAAAACCCATCCCCGGATTGGCGCCCTCGGCGCGACCGATGAACTGAACGCCGCCCTCGGCTTGGTCCGCGTCGCCCTCCCCGCAGGCCACGCCCGGCAGGCCTTCCTGGCGAGCGTCCAGCAAAACCTCATCCGCCTCATGGGGGAATTGGCCTGCCTTCCCTCCGACGAAGAAAAATTCGCTGCCGCCAACTTCCAGCGCCTGAACGCCGCGCAAGTCGCCGAAGTGGACGCACTCATCGCCGCCATCGAAGAAGAACAAGCCAAGGCGCCCACCACCTGGTCCCTCCCCGGGGCACAGGGCCACCCGGCCGCGGCTGCTTACGACTTTGCCCGGACCGTCGTTCGCCGAGCGGAACGCGAAGTGGCCCTCCTCCTGGAGTCGGGAGAATTTTCCTACCAAGAGCCCTTACGCTATCTCAATCGTCTCTCCGACGCTTGCTGGCTCCTGGCTCGCGAGAGCGAAACACCGGCTGCCTCCTAATACCAAGCTGGAGAATTGGCTGGTAGAATGGCCGAGTGGATTTCGGGCCAGACCAAGGCGCGACGAGGGCGCGGTGCAGGCACCGTAACCGAGGAGCAACGCTGGGCTGGCTCGAAAGACTCCGGCTCTCCCTTCCCCGCGCTTCAGCGCCTCTTCCCCACACCACCCTCCCTCCATTCTACCTGTGAATTCTGGAGGTTGGTATCATACCAAGCTGCCGGATCCACTGCTACCCACTGCTGTGAGGGCAGCGGGGAAGGCGAGAGAAGGCCAGCCCTCCTCTAGCGAATCTCAGCAAAGGTGGCCCCGCCCAACAAGCGATCCCCCTCATACAAGGCGCAGATTTGCCCCGGCGTGAGAGCCCGCTGCGGCTCGCGATAGCGAAGCACTCCCCGGTCCCCCTCCAGCTCCAGCGTCGCCTCCGGCGCCGGGTTGCGATACCTCGGCTGCGCTCGCAAACGATGGCGACCAAGTGCCAACGAGGGCCCCGCCCAAGAGAAGCCCGTCAGCAGGCACTCTCTGGCATACAAACCCGGGGTGCTGGGTTCGTCGAAGCCGATGACCAGCTCGTTTCGTTGACCGTTCTTTCCTACCACCACGTAGGCCATTTGATCTCGATTGGAAGGCACCCGAATCCCCTTGCGCTGTCCCAGGGTGAAGAGATGGAGCCCGGGGTGCTCTCCCACTTCCTGGCCTTGAATGGTGACGATTTTTCCCGGTCGATCCGGGACATAATTTCGCAAAAAATCGCTCATGCGCACTTCGCCAATGAAGCAGATCCCCTGACTGTCCTTCTTGCGGGCATTCGGCAGCCCCAAGCGCTCCGCCTCCGCGCGGACTTCCGGCTTGTGAAGCTCTCCCAAGGGAAACCACGCGTCCCGAAACTGTTCTTCCCGCACCAGCGCCAAAAAGTAGCTCTGGTCCTTGTGGGGATCGGCCCCCCGCCGGACCTCGAACCCCCCCTGATGGCGGCACAAACGGGCGTAGTGCCCGGTCGCCACCCCCTCAAAACCCCGCGCGAGGGCCCACTGCCGAAAAAGCCCAAACTTCATTTCCCGATTGCACATGACATCCGGATTGGGCGTCACGCCCGACTCATAGCCCGCTAGCAGGTAGTTCACGACCCGCTCCCGATAGTCTTGCATCATATTGACCACTTGGAAGGGCAGGCCAAGGGCAGCCGCCGCCGCCCGCGCGTCCTCGATGTCCTCCTCCCAGGGACAATGCCCCGCAATCTTCTCCTCATTGATCCAGTTTTTCAGATAGGCGCCCTCCACCTCGTGCCCCTGCTCGCACAGCAAGCCCGCGGCCACGCTGCTATCCACCCCACCGGACATCCCTACTAAGATCTTTGCCATCGTCTCTTCCCCCTTATTCGCTCCTCCGAGGACACTTGAAAAGAAGATCTCCCAAAAAGAAATGTTCGAGTGAACTTCTTTCCGCCCAATCCTCGCTTTATTTTATGAATTTCATGGTGCGCCCATTCTTTTTACTGGATTCGAAGAGTAGGATGAAATATTAATAAATATTAAATAACTGGCTTCTTCAAGCACATGCCTGGCTCCTCTTCTCACCCCTCGAGCGACCTGCCTCTCTCTGGATCGCGGGCGGCGCGCCCCCCTCGTCGCCACGCCGTGCAGCTAACCCGGGGGCGCGAAACACCTGGTTTTGAAGACCAGCTTCACGACGCGCGCCAGCAGCTGGAAGCACTCCGGGAGCAGCAAGAGCAAATCGAGAAATCTCGCAGCCAACTGGAGGGGATTCGTGGCAGCCGGGAACTCTTTGAAAGCGAGTATGAGGATCTCCTTCAGGGAATGACCTCCGAGCTGGAGCGCATCGACCGGGAATCCTGCGAGTGCACGCGACGCCTCGAATCCCTTCGGATGGCGGACAAAGAGATCGCCTCCCAGCTCGATGCTCTGGATCGCCTTCAACCCGAGACCTGGCGGCAGCCCAACCTCCTCCAGCAAATTCAGGAAGGTCGGGAACATCTCCAGGGAATCCGGGCCGCCTATGAAGAAGTGCTCGCGCACTCCGCCCGGCCGGCCCGCCGCCCCAGCGACCCCTTCCTCGAATGGATGAAGCGCGGCTTCGCCCTCACCCTTCCCCTCTCCCTCATCCTCCTGCTCTGCACCGCCCTCCTTCTCTACTTCAACTAGCCAAGCACATGGCCAACAAGAAACGAAAGACCTTCCGAAAACGTCACGCCGTTCTCACGGCCGAGGCCGGCTCCTTCGACGCCTCCCGCGAACGACAGCTCGAAAAACGAATCAAGTATCTCGAGAGCTACCTCGAAAGCCGTCATCAAGACAAGCTCACCACGCTCCGCCCGGCCATCGATCGGCCCCTGCGCCGACGCCGGGGGGAAAGCTCCAGTTGGGGACAATTCTTCCTCTTTCTGGCCCTGACCGCCTGTCTCGCGGTCCTCGCCGTCTGGACGCTCCAGCTCTTAAAAAGCAACTTGGGCCTGTAAAAGCAAACTGCCTGAGGAACGGAGGCCACGCCCGATCCTCCTCAAGTCTAGAATCTCGGGGACCGCCAACCCCTCCTCGACAAGCGCCCGAGAGCATCTATCTCATCGGCATGCCTGACGAGACCTTTGACGTCCCCAAGATCGCGAGCCTGGCGCGCTTGGAACTGACCGAAGCCGAAATCCTCAAATTCGAGCGCCAGCTGGGCGATATTCTGGCCTACATCGAAAAGCTCAAAGAAGTGGACGTGGAAAGCATCGAGCCCTCGGCCCACGCTTTTGAAATCTTCGACATCGCTCGGCCCGATCTGGCCCGGCCGGAAGAGGGCCTCAGCCCCGAGCAAGCTCTTGCCAACGCCCCCGCCGCCACCCAAAGCGAGTTCCTCGTCCCCAAAGTCCTCGACTAGATCATTCCGAATTCCCACTTCCGCATCCCGCATTTCAGATGCATCCAGCCGACCTTACCCTCGTCCAGGCCCGCGAACAACTCCGCGCGAAAGAACTCAGCCCCAGCGAACTCCTCGATGCCCTCGTCGAGCGGATCGAGGAGCGGGATCCCCAGGTCCGGGCCTACCTCTCCTATGACCTGGAGCAAGCGCGCAGCGAGGCCGAAAAGGCGGACCTCTCGCTCCCGCTGGGCGGGCTTCCCATCGGCATCAAGGACGTCCTCAACGTCCAAGGCCACCCCTGCCACTGCGCCAGCAAAATCCTGAAGGGCTACATCGCGCCCTACGACGCCACCGCCATTCGCAAACTGCGGGAAGCAGGCGGGATCCCCTTTGGTCGCCTCAACATGGACGAGTTCGCCATGGGCTCTTCCACCGAAAACTCCGGCTTCCATCCCACCGCCAATCCCCACGACCTCGAACGCGTCCCGGGGGGCTCCAGCGGTGGCTCGGCCGCAGCCGTCGCTGGAGGGATGGCTCTGGCCACCCTGGGGAGCGACACCGGGGGCTCCATCCGCCAGCCCGCCAGCTTCTGCGGCGTCGTCGGCATGAAGCCCACCTACGGGCGGGTCTCCCGCTACGGCCTCGTGGCTTACGCCTCCTCTCTCGACCAGATCGGCCCCTTCACCAAAACCGTGTCCGACACCGCCCTGCTCCTGGAAGCGCTCTGCGGTCCCGATCCCAAAGACTCCACTTGCTTCCAAGATCAAAAGGTTCCCGCCTTCAGCCAGCAGCTCGATGCCGAGCTCTCAGGACTCAAAATCGGTGTTCCCAAGGAATACATGGAGATCGACGGCCTCGCCCCTGCCGTCAAAGAAAGCATCCAGCAGGCGCTTACAACCTACGAAAGCCTCGGCTGCGAAATCATCGAAATCAGCCTCCCCCACACCGAATACGCGGTCGCCACCTACTACATCGCCGCCAACGCGGAAGCCTCGAGCAACCTGGCCCGTTTCGATGGCGTCCGCTACGGGCATCGTTCGGCTCACGCAGACAGTCTTCTGGAGCAATACCAACTCAGTCGCGAAGAAGGCTTCGGCGATGAGGTGAAGCGCCGCATCATCCTCGGCACCTATGTCTTGAGCAGCGGCTACTACGACGCCTACTACAACCGGGCCCAAAAGGTCCGCACCCTCATCCGCCAGGACTTTGAAAAAGCCTTCGAGCAGGTCGACCTCATCGCCGGCCCCACCAGCCCCTGCACCGCCTTCAAAATGGGCGACCGCTTGGACGATCCGGTCCAAATGTATCTCGCTGATGTCCTGACCATCCCAGTCAACTTGGCGGGGACCTGTGCCCTGTCCGTGCCTTGCGGCGTGGAGGAAGTGGACGGAAAGTCCTTGCCGATCGGCTTGCAGCTGATTGGGAAGCCCTTGGAAGAAGCGGCTCTCCTGGCGGCCAGCGCGGTCTTTCATGACCAGCCGCAGAGCCAAAAAGAAGCCACCTTCTAACGCCACCGCCCCCTCCCCCTCCCAGCCAGGGCCTTGGCTCTAGCCTGCGGCCAACTTCGCGCTCTTGATGGTATTACTCAAAAGCATGGCGATCGTCATGGGACCGACCCCTCCCGGGACCGGGGTGATGACGGAAGCTCGCTCCCTGGCCTCGGCAAACTCCACATCCCCCACGATGCGATAGCCCTTCTTGGCGCGGGCATCCTCCACACGGTTGATCCCCACATCGATGACCGCTGCCCCTTCTTTGATCCAATCGCCCTTCACGAATTCCGGCCGCCCGATCGCCGCCACCACGATGTCGGCTCGTCGGACCACCTCAGGAAGGCTCCGGGTCCGCGAGTGGGCGATCGTGACGGTGGCATTGGCCGTCGGCCCCTTGGCCATGAGAAGCATCGCCATAGGCTTGCCCACGATGAGACTCCGGCCTACCACCACCACCTCCGCCCCGCTCGTTTCCACCCCGGCCTCGGCCAGCAATTTCTGACACCCCAAAGGCGTGCAGGGAACAAAACCCGTGGCATCCTCCTGCGCGAGTTTCCCGACATTGACCGGGTGGAAGCCGTCCACGTCCTTGGCGGGATCGATGGCTCGGATGACCTTGGCCTCATCGATCTGGGGGGGCGGGGGCGATTGAACTAAGATGCCGTGGATGGCGGGGTCCTGGTTCAGCTCCTCCACCCGCGCGAGCAACTCCGCTTCGCTGGTGTCTTCCGGCAGTTCCAGCTTTATCGAATGCAGCCCCAGTTCCTGGCACTTTTTGTCCTTCTGCCGGACATAAAAAGTGGAGGCCGGGTCTTGCCCCACCAGGACGACCGCTAGCCCGGGGGTGAGGCCACGCGCTTGCAGCGCGGCGATGTCCGCTTGGCATTCGGAAAGGGTCTTTTCAGCGAGGGCTTTGCCGTCGATCAGTCGGGCGTTCATGGGCGGTCTTCGGGTTCGTGGGTCTCGGAGAGAATTCGGTCGAGAACTTCTTTTCGTTGGGCCTCGAAGGCTTCCTCGCTCAGCTCAGCCGGGATGGCAATGGGCTCCCCGAGGTGAAGTCTGACCTGGCTAAAGGGCTTGGGAACGATGAATTGATCCCAACTGCGCAAGCGCCAGACCCCGGTGTAGGTGAAGTGGATGGGGACAATGGGCACTTGGCTGACCTGCGCCAATTTGATGACCCCGGGCTGGAGACGGTAGCGAGGACCGCGCGGCCCATCCGGCGTGATGCAGAGGCAGAGCCCCTCTTCGAGGGCCCGGGTCGCTTCCCGGAGCGCGCGGGCGCCTCGGCGGGAGCTGCTGCCTCGCACCACGGGAATCTGGTAGGCGGCCAGCACTTGGGAGAGCATCCCGCCATCGCGACTGGCGCTAGTCAGCGCCACCACCTTTCTCTCGGGATTGATTTTCTCAAAAAAGGCCGGGATCATGAGGAGACGATTGTGCCAGAGGGAATAGACCACTGGCGAGGCCGCGTTCTGGGTCAGGATGGCTTCCTCGTCCACCACCACCTTGCGAACGGTCGCCGTGAGGAGGCGAATGACCGCCACCAACGATCGCGCTTGCCACGCAGCTGGCTTGCTCTTCCCCATGCCGCTCAATCAAAGATGCCCTGCGCGGTGGAGGCTTTGGGTGAGCGAGTGAAGCCGTTCCCCCTGGGCATGGTAGAAGGAAATGCCCTCTTCCTGGGGCGCAGTCCGGGTGCCTTCATCGGGCTTCACAAAGCGCTCACAGAAGGACTCCAGGTCGCCCACTCCCGCCGCCACCCCACCCTGCATGGCCGCCCCCAAGGCCGCCCCCTCTGTCGTCTGCAAACAAACCACCTCCGCCCCAAAAGCATCCGCGCAAATCTGTCTCCAAGCGGGACTCTGGCTGCCTCCTCCGGTCAGGCGGATCTCAGAGGGGTTCACACCGAGGGCCCGGAAGCGATTCAGGCCATAAGCCAGGCCGAGCGTGGCCCCCTCGGCCGCCGCCCGCGCCAGGTTTTCCTGAGTGAGGTTCGCCGGAGTCAGGCCATGGAGGACGCCGCTCCCTTGCGGCAAGTTGGGCGTCCGCTCGCCGGTCAGGTAGGGCAGCAGGCAGAGGCCCTCCGCTCCCCGGGGACTGGCGGAAACCGCGGCCTCCAACTCCGGGAGACTGAGCGCGAAGAGAGAGCGCATGGCCTCGGTCGTGACCGTCACGTTCATGGTGCAAACCAGGGGCAGCCACTGGTCATTGCTATCACAGAAGGCCGCCACTTCGCCCTCTGGATCGATGACGGGACTTTCGGAAACTCCGTAGAGCGTGCCCGAGGTGCCAAGGCTGGCCGTCATGACGCCTTGGCAAACCAAGCCCGTGCCGATGGCCCCCATCATGTTGTCGCCTCCCCCAGCGCTCACCACGACCGAGTCCGACAAGCCCCAACCTTCAGCCAAGTCGGGAGAGAGCAGGCCGAGCGCCTCGCGCGAACTCCCCACCGAAGGCAAGGCCTCTCCCAAGGCCGGATCGATGAAGTCGACCAGCTCCTTCTGCCAACGGCGAGAGCGCAGATTGAGCAAGCCCGTGCCGGAGGCATCGCCATACTCCATGCGCTTCTTCCCCGTCAGTTTGAAATTGAGGTAATCGTGCGGAAGGAGAACGCTGGCAATCCGGGCAAAGACCTCTGGCTCCTGCCGCTTCATCCAGAGAATCTTGGGCGCAGTGTAGCCGGGCAAAATCGGGTTCCCCGCCAGGGCGATCAATCCCTCATCCCCGCCGAAGGCTTCAGCGAAAAGCTGGCACTCTTGGGTCGTGGAGGTATCGCACCACAGCTTGGCAGGCCTGAGCACCTCATCGCGTTCATCCAAAACGACCAGTCCATGTTGCTGCCCGCTGACCCCGATTCCCACCACTTCTCGGCGTCGCTCCCCGAGCTGCTGAAGGCAGTCCTCCATCGTCCTTGTGAAAGCCTGCCACCAGTCTCCCGGATGCTGCTCCATATGCCCAGGAGGCAAGCCACCTACCAGCTGGTAGCTGCCCCGGGATTCGGCCAAGAGTTCCCCGCTTTCGAGATCGAGGGCCAGGGTTTTGGTGCTCTGCGTTCCGCTGTCAATCCCGAGGGCAATCATCCCCTAAGCAAGCTGCTCCTGCTGCCAAACGCGAACAAAAAGTCGGCCCTCAACGATATCCGTAAAGCATGGCCCAACCCAAGGTGGATTGGCTCACATGGAGAGCCTGGATGACCACGTAGTAGCTTCCCGTGACCTCCGCTTCGACCCGGGCGGCCGCCACCTGCTCCTTACGATAGGACTCGGCATCCACCAAGCGGCCCTGCGGGTCATAGATGTGCACGCTCAGGCGGTCGGAGGGCTCACTCGCCCCCACCCAGAACCAGTAGTCATTGCCACGATAGAGCTGGTGGCGGATGACCTTCCGCCCGCGCTTTTCGAGATCGCCAAACCACCACTGCTCTCGCAAAATGTAGGGATTGCGACGCTGCTCCAGCTTGGGGATGGCCTCCTCGATGGCGTAGGAGCGGCCATCGTGGACCATGGCCTGGGCCAGCGAGCCCGGCCAAAGGAGAGCCACAGTGAGAGCAGAGACAACGAGGAAAGGTTTCATTCGTGCGGGGAGAAAAAGACGCGGAATGTCACGACTTCAAGAGCGATTCGACCACATTGGTGGTTTCGCTCTGGATGATTTCGAGGCTTGCCTCCTCGATGACCCCATCGGCATTCGTCCGCAAGAGCGGCTGCAAGACCTCCAGTCCCTGCTCGACTTTTCCGAAGACCTCTCCCTGCCGCAGGTCCGGCGGCATGGCGTA
This is a stretch of genomic DNA from Verrucomicrobiota bacterium. It encodes these proteins:
- a CDS encoding PhoH family protein, with amino-acid sequence MISETLEFESPRFLHSLFADDVTLLREMGSRLDVKLTTREGWIKIDGDAPQVERARSVFAGLERVRRSGGGIDRHAFTMAVEAATEEEPEPPEALLQIRLQTSRKRPPVTPRTRTQAHYLKAMQDHEVVFGVGPAGTGKTFLAMAHAVAALKAGQARRIILTRPAVEAGEALGFLPGDLKEKLYPYLRPLYDALHDLLDPEELEKWVERGVVEIAPLAYMRGRTLAQAVVILDEAQNTTREQMLMLLTRLGEGSTCLVTGDPMQIDLRPKGASGLREAMRILPGTQGVAFMEFQRHEVVRHPVVSAILGAYEKNRAAEPGKERD
- a CDS encoding CTP synthase, translating into MSDPADAPPARPAKFIFFTGGVVSSLGKGLAAASLGTLLEKRGLKVVLQKFDPYLNVDPGTMSPYQHGEVYVLDDGSETDLDLGHYERFTSEPLTRMNNLTSGQVYETVLRRERRGDYLGTTVQVIPHVTDEIKERIHSVAKRTQADVLITEIGGTVGDIEGQPFMEAIRQFALDVGKENVLFIHVTLVPYIAAAGELKTKPTQQSVAKMREIGLHPDILLCRAEYEVEELERNKIAMFSNIEKRAVIPFLDVPHSIYECPLALHEWQIDDIACEKLHLDTPPPALDEWREFVRRVIDPAHLVQIAVVGKYIELQDAYKSIYEALVHAGAANDTKVEVIRIDSQDLETEGPEKHLIGIDAVLIPGGFGDRGTEGKIAAARYARENQIPYLGLCLGMQIATIEFARHVCGLLEANSTEFDRETPHPVICLLEEQNEVEDLGATMRLGRWKSVVKPDTLTARLYQEPIIHERHRHRYEFNQNYRESMEARGLVISALSPDETLTEAIEIPSHPFFIAVQYHPEFLSKPNHPHPLFDGFVEHALRRHQEQTA
- a CDS encoding cob(I)yrinic acid a,c-diamide adenosyltransferase; its protein translation is MSIATRKGDRGETDLLFGRRVPKTHPRIGALGATDELNAALGLVRVALPAGHARQAFLASVQQNLIRLMGELACLPSDEEKFAAANFQRLNAAQVAEVDALIAAIEEEQAKAPTTWSLPGAQGHPAAAAYDFARTVVRRAEREVALLLESGEFSYQEPLRYLNRLSDACWLLARESETPAAS
- the mnmA gene encoding tRNA 2-thiouridine(34) synthase MnmA; the encoded protein is MAKILVGMSGGVDSSVAAGLLCEQGHEVEGAYLKNWINEEKIAGHCPWEEDIEDARAAAAALGLPFQVVNMMQDYRERVVNYLLAGYESGVTPNPDVMCNREMKFGLFRQWALARGFEGVATGHYARLCRHQGGFEVRRGADPHKDQSYFLALVREEQFRDAWFPLGELHKPEVRAEAERLGLPNARKKDSQGICFIGEVRMSDFLRNYVPDRPGKIVTIQGQEVGEHPGLHLFTLGQRKGIRVPSNRDQMAYVVVGKNGQRNELVIGFDEPSTPGLYARECLLTGFSWAGPSLALGRHRLRAQPRYRNPAPEATLELEGDRGVLRYREPQRALTPGQICALYEGDRLLGGATFAEIR
- the gatC gene encoding Asp-tRNA(Asn)/Glu-tRNA(Gln) amidotransferase subunit GatC, which produces MPDETFDVPKIASLARLELTEAEILKFERQLGDILAYIEKLKEVDVESIEPSAHAFEIFDIARPDLARPEEGLSPEQALANAPAATQSEFLVPKVLD
- the gatA gene encoding Asp-tRNA(Asn)/Glu-tRNA(Gln) amidotransferase subunit GatA, with amino-acid sequence MHPADLTLVQAREQLRAKELSPSELLDALVERIEERDPQVRAYLSYDLEQARSEAEKADLSLPLGGLPIGIKDVLNVQGHPCHCASKILKGYIAPYDATAIRKLREAGGIPFGRLNMDEFAMGSSTENSGFHPTANPHDLERVPGGSSGGSAAAVAGGMALATLGSDTGGSIRQPASFCGVVGMKPTYGRVSRYGLVAYASSLDQIGPFTKTVSDTALLLEALCGPDPKDSTCFQDQKVPAFSQQLDAELSGLKIGVPKEYMEIDGLAPAVKESIQQALTTYESLGCEIIEISLPHTEYAVATYYIAANAEASSNLARFDGVRYGHRSAHADSLLEQYQLSREEGFGDEVKRRIILGTYVLSSGYYDAYYNRAQKVRTLIRQDFEKAFEQVDLIAGPTSPCTAFKMGDRLDDPVQMYLADVLTIPVNLAGTCALSVPCGVEEVDGKSLPIGLQLIGKPLEEAALLAASAVFHDQPQSQKEATF
- the folD gene encoding bifunctional methylenetetrahydrofolate dehydrogenase/methenyltetrahydrofolate cyclohydrolase FolD, whose protein sequence is MNARLIDGKALAEKTLSECQADIAALQARGLTPGLAVVLVGQDPASTFYVRQKDKKCQELGLHSIKLELPEDTSEAELLARVEELNQDPAIHGILVQSPPPPQIDEAKVIRAIDPAKDVDGFHPVNVGKLAQEDATGFVPCTPLGCQKLLAEAGVETSGAEVVVVGRSLIVGKPMAMLLMAKGPTANATVTIAHSRTRSLPEVVRRADIVVAAIGRPEFVKGDWIKEGAAVIDVGINRVEDARAKKGYRIVGDVEFAEARERASVITPVPGGVGPMTIAMLLSNTIKSAKLAAG
- a CDS encoding lysophospholipid acyltransferase family protein, with the translated sequence MGKSKPAAWQARSLVAVIRLLTATVRKVVVDEEAILTQNAASPVVYSLWHNRLLMIPAFFEKINPERKVVALTSASRDGGMLSQVLAAYQIPVVRGSSSRRGARALREATRALEEGLCLCITPDGPRGPRYRLQPGVIKLAQVSQVPIVPIHFTYTGVWRLRSWDQFIVPKPFSQVRLHLGEPIAIPAELSEEAFEAQRKEVLDRILSETHEPEDRP
- the xylB gene encoding xylulokinase: MIALGIDSGTQSTKTLALDLESGELLAESRGSYQLVGGLPPGHMEQHPGDWWQAFTRTMEDCLQQLGERRREVVGIGVSGQQHGLVVLDERDEVLRPAKLWCDTSTTQECQLFAEAFGGDEGLIALAGNPILPGYTAPKILWMKRQEPEVFARIASVLLPHDYLNFKLTGKKRMEYGDASGTGLLNLRSRRWQKELVDFIDPALGEALPSVGSSREALGLLSPDLAEGWGLSDSVVVSAGGGDNMMGAIGTGLVCQGVMTASLGTSGTLYGVSESPVIDPEGEVAAFCDSNDQWLPLVCTMNVTVTTEAMRSLFALSLPELEAAVSASPRGAEGLCLLPYLTGERTPNLPQGSGVLHGLTPANLTQENLARAAAEGATLGLAYGLNRFRALGVNPSEIRLTGGGSQSPAWRQICADAFGAEVVCLQTTEGAALGAAMQGGVAAGVGDLESFCERFVKPDEGTRTAPQEEGISFYHAQGERLHSLTQSLHRAGHL